TTCCTAAAGACTGGTTCTTGCCTTTTAAAGGGTTAAGAGTTCTAGGTTTAGCAAGTGGAGGCGGACAGCAAATGCCAATTTTTGCTGCACTTGGAGCGCAAGTTACTGTCTTTGACTTATCAGATGAGCAATTAAAGAGTGAAAGAATTGTTCAACAAAGAGAAGGATATGATATTACTATCATTAAAGGAGATATGACTAAAAAACTACCTTTTAAAGATGAGTCATTTGATTTAATCTTTCATCCTGTATCAAATGTTTATGTTAAAGATGTATATCATGTTTTCAAAGAATGTTCACGTGTTTTAAGAAAAGGCGGACTTCTATTATCAGGCTTAGATACAGGCACTAATTTTATTGTTGATGAATCTGAAACACAAATAGTTCATAAGCTTCCTTTTGATCCGCTTGTTCATCAAGATCAATATGATTTTATGATTAAAAATGATTATGGTATGCAGTTTTCTCATACAGTAGAAGAACAAATCAAAGGTCAATTACAAGCAGGATTTGAACTTCTTGATATCTTTGAAGACACGAATAATGAAGGTCGACTCTTTGAATTAAACATTGGGTGTTACATTGGGACAAAATCACGGAAGAAATAAAAAAATTCATACGGCTTTAACTTGAGGTTTAAGCCTTTTTATCATATAATATAGTAGACTTGAGGTGAGTTATATATGGAAAATCATTCAAACTTTATAAAAACAATTATAGAAACAGATTTAGAAAACAAAAAACATGACCAAATAATCACAAGATTTCCACCAGAACCAAACGGACATCTACACATTGGACATGCACGAGCAATTATTACTGACTTTGAGAGTGCAACTGCGTATGGTGGGTATACTAACTTGAGATTTGATGACACAAATCCAGTAAAAGAAGATGAAAGTTATGTACAAGCAATTATTAAAGATATTAAATGGTTAGGCTATGAGCCTGCTCAAATTTTATATGCATCAAATTATTTTGATGAAATGTATGATCGAGCAGTTATTTTAATCAAAAAAGGATTGGCTTATGTCGATCATCAAAGTATTGAAGAAATTCAAAATACCAGAGGTAATATCAATCAACCTGGAAAGCCTTCACCATATAGAAATAGAAGTGTAGAAGAAAATCTTTCTCTTTTTGAAGATATGAGAAATGGTAAGTTTGAAGAAGGCACATGTGTCTTAAGAGCTAAAATAGATATGGAAAGTCCAAACATGAACATGCGAGATCCTGTTATTTATCGTATTAGCTTTGCATATCATCATAATACAAAAGATAAATGGTGTATTTATCCAATGTATGACTATGCACATCCAATTGAAGATGCAATAGAAGGCATCACGCATTCTCTATGCTCTTTAGAATTTGAAGATCATAGACCTTTGTATGATTGGGTTGTAAAAGAAACTGAAATGCCTAAAATTCCTAGACAAATTGAATTTGGTCGTTTAAATATCGAAAATACAGTTTTATCAAAAAGATTTTTAAGAG
The sequence above is drawn from the Mariniplasma anaerobium genome and encodes:
- a CDS encoding class I SAM-dependent methyltransferase, producing the protein MKKDFVKINEKTVDEWCKQGWEWGKPIDHQTYINATKGKWDVVLTPNIVVPKDWFLPFKGLRVLGLASGGGQQMPIFAALGAQVTVFDLSDEQLKSERIVQQREGYDITIIKGDMTKKLPFKDESFDLIFHPVSNVYVKDVYHVFKECSRVLRKGGLLLSGLDTGTNFIVDESETQIVHKLPFDPLVHQDQYDFMIKNDYGMQFSHTVEEQIKGQLQAGFELLDIFEDTNNEGRLFELNIGCYIGTKSRKK